A single window of Salvia splendens isolate huo1 chromosome 6, SspV2, whole genome shotgun sequence DNA harbors:
- the LOC121808796 gene encoding uncharacterized mitochondrial protein AtMg00810-like, which yields MKDLGHLKYFLGIEVLRSKQGIFINQRKYVLDILAETGMVDCKPVDTPMVQNHGLQIREGAKLADRGRYQRLVDWTGNPNDRKSTAGYFTFVGGNLVTWRSKKQKVVALSSAEAEFRGIKSGLTEVLWLKRLMTELELKSTQPCRLLCDNKAAISISENPVQHDRTKHVEVDRHFIKDIIDAKIVELPYVKSEDQLADILTKAVNSNSFRSVLDKLNIGDPIT from the exons atgaaggatcttggtCATCTAAAGTATTTCTTGGGAATAGAAGTACTTAGATCAAAGCAAGGGATCTTTATCAACCAAAGGAAGTATGTGCTGGATATCTTGGCGGAAACTGGAATGGTTGATTGCAAACCAGTGGACACTCCAATGGTCCAGAATCACGGACTACAAATCCGTGAAGGAGCTAAGTTAGCTGATCGAGGGAGGTATCAAAGGTTAGTTG attggaCAGGAAATCCAAATGACAGAAAGTCGACTGCGGGAtatttcacctttgtaggaGGTAACTTGGTAACATGGaggagcaagaaacaaaaggtagtGGCCCTGTCGAGTGCCGAAGCAGAATTTCGAGGGATTAAGAGTGGATTGACAGAGGTCTTATGGCTCAAGAGATTGATGACAGAACTCGAACTCAAATCTACACAACCATGTAGACTATTATGTGATAACAAGGCAGCCATTAGTATCTCGGAAAATCCAGTTCAACATGACCGTACTAAACATGTGGAGGTAGACCGGCACTTTATAAAGGATATCATTGATGCAAAGATAGTAGAGTTGCCCTATGTCAAGTCAGAGGATCAACTGGCAGACATCTTGACCAAAGCAGTTAATTCAAATTCTTTTCGAAGTGTATTGGACAAGTTAAACATTGGTGATCccatcacttaa